A region of the Ptychodera flava strain L36383 chromosome 22, AS_Pfla_20210202, whole genome shotgun sequence genome:
CACACCAATTTTAAATGGTGTTCTCAGCCGTTACTGAACAGGCGTCTTCATAGTGGAGACCTGATAACTTCAGCAGCTATACTGTTGTCAGGAAACAACTATGGAAAAATTCATTTGTTTGCTAAAATGCTGAACTTGAAGATAGTGTccaaagcaacattttacaaaatacaaaaacactACCTTGTACCAAGTATTGATGAGTACTGGTTGAAACATCAACAGAACATGATTGACAAACATAAAGACAAGAATCTTGTAGTACTTGGTGAGTGATCTCtctcaacacacacacacagatgagACAGAGAAAAAGAGACAAAGAGGGACAGGCAAATAGAGATGGAGACAGAAGAGAGGCAGAGATAGTTTGACTCTATAAATGGAGTTCCTTTGACAAATAGCCCTATTGTCACATAAACATACTtttcaatgtttgcataatgtGTTCTTTCAATTTGCATGTATGAAGTACAAACAGTCTTTGGAGAATTAAAATATCGACAAGTTTTTTCATACAGTATGCTCAATTTAACATTATTCTGACAGGAGATGGAAGAATGGATTCACCTGTTTCTGTGCGCAGTACTGCTCATATACCATGATGGAAAATGAATCTAAAGATATTTTGTCATTGGTGACAATGGACAAGCGCCAGACAGATAGGAAATCGACAAACTTGGAAAAGGCATGTTTCCAGGTCAGCCTCTCACAGTTACAAGATAAGGAGGTAGAAATTACAGAAGTAGTGACAGATTGCCATTTACAGATTGGTGCACTTATGAGTAAGTGGTCAAGATTTTCAACATACATGATAAAGGTAgaataaatattcatgacagTCTGTCATCATTTATGTCTGGTCCATTGGAAAAGATactaatatttcatatttaaacCTGGATTGTGGGTATGAAGGGAACGCGGCTAGCATAAGCATGATGTTTATcttatttgaatgaaaaagttGAACAGTATGAAAGAGTGCTCTGGAACAAATTCATGTAAAACAGTAAAAAAGgaatatttttgtcacattttcatGCTTCATGGACCCATGAATATCCATTAAATGCTATTTAAACAAACTATGTGACATTGTATTGGTAGTACATAGGCAAAACTGATTGGACATTCACCAGTTGAGATTGGCATACTTTGTGACTTCATTTCATGGGATTCAACACAGATTTCAATTATCAGTATATATTTTACTTCATCCTtagcccttttcctgccagacagtatttagactattacttccccatcagccaagtcagtaaaaagcggtattgaggcCAAACAAGACagattttcacccacttggcttggtatgttatagcatctttagtccaaaaaatcaagtttaccgtatttatgttttcaacagccttcaaatgtacagtactatgttaaaatacactatATGGAATATggtgtgtttcattaattttaaccatcttgacctgatggtggaatatggacttggcaggaaaagggttaatgggtGTCCAAGGTATTAtttggaaaacaaaataattttctcatttCCCTTCCCATACAGAGAGGACTTACCCAGGCATCAAACACTCCTATGATATCTGGCATGTAGCCAAGAATCTAGGAAAGAAAATTATGAAGGTAAGGCTCTCCAAATAACATAAATGAGCCAGCTGCAACACAAGTGTAGTTAACTAAATTTAAATCTTAAATTGACATCAGTTGTATGACTGTACAGTAATACACAACATACATTGTAACTACACTAACAAGAACTACACAGCAAGAAAACTACAAGCAGAGTTGAGTACATGTCTGTAGCAGGGTCTGATCAGTACCTGTAACAGTCCCTGAGAAATAATCTCTGTTACAGTAACTGTAAAATTGGTCAGATATCAGGGGTGTATGGACAGATCTGAATCAAACCTGATATTACAGGAATGTATACGGTGATGGAATTTCTGGCAGTGTCTAGTGCTGTGACCACATGACTGAAACACTGCTGTATGAACATTGGTGTGTCAGTGTTGAATTCACAGGGCCTGATGGAGGGTCTGaaattttgtcagatttcaggGGTTTGTGTATTCAGAAAAATGGGCAAATTTTGATGAGAGAACTGAATACAGGCATAATTGTGagcacattgaaaaaaaatcagacccTGTTACATACAGTTAGGAAGTCACATCACTGTGTGTACAGTACTGGgacaggcagaaatttcaggCCCTGTCACATCACTGTGTCTACAGCACTGTAAATTTCTATACAGCCATGTGATCACAGCACTGgccacagacctgtacacaACTCCTGTCACAGCAATAAGACGTCTTTGCTGACACAaacctgtaccacagggttgtATCTGGGTTTAGCTCTACAGGGTCAAAACTTTGCTGTATAACCATATATTCTCTCATTTTGTTCAGGCTGGTCAAGACAAACAATGTAAAGCATTACTGCAATGGAGCCAGCACATTGTTACTCACTTCTGGTATTGTTGTAAAAAGGCGACAAGCTACGATGAATTCTTGGTAAGAATGTTTTTTTTGGATTGTACAGTTTCACATGACTAATCATGCTGTGATTTTCTTTTGAGTTTTACCAATCCAAACATCACAGATTGGAATGTTGAATAAGAAAAATTTGCTAGCTGTGGTTAGTACCAATTAGGATAAAAATATCAGTTCATCTGTTTTTGATCATAACCTGTTTTAGCTAGCTTACTGCCCATGGATAGCACAAAAGTACTACATGGTTACATTGCATGGAAGTGGGTTTTTATTTTAGTTTTAACATCACTATGATGGCATTATATGTTatgtcattttttcaaatcTGCCAAGTATTGAAGGTATGACTTGAATTTGTCAATCTGTCTGCTACATATGTATCTGTTGATGATGGTAACGTATGACTGGTATCACCGAAGTCCTGCTGTCAGTTTTCACAGAAATAACATTGATCAAAATTTACACCCTCCTGTAGTGTGAGACCTACATTTATAATTAATTTTACATGTTCTCTTCACTGTAGGGAATTTGGTGTGGTACTCTTCACCATGTTGTGAATGAACATACATGGATACTTCCTTATGGTCAGGGTATGAACAAGTGTGATCATGGTCCATTGTGTGAAGAAACTGTGGCTGAAAGGGAATGGCTAAATAAGAATGACCCCGCTCATGTTGCTCTTCGAAAGATTGTCCTGGATAAAGCTTTCCTCAACAAGGTTCCATactttttgaatttcaggtaATGTAATGTGTGATGATTGGTAACAACAAATAAACTGTGCACACTGGGGGCacaaaatacatacaaaaattAGCTAGGAATGTCATATATGTCAAAGTACTGAATGGTGGTGCTAACTGTAGCACATCATCTTGCAGTCTATTCAGTAAAACAATGTGTGTGACAGATAAATAAGACTGGCTAACTCTTTGCATTATTTTGATTCACAGAATGCAAGATGATCTGCTACAGTTACAATCATAGCAATACTGTGAGGTACTTCCAAGGTCAAATAGCGACATTCTCAGCTAGTTTCTTATTTATGATGTGCCTGAGGTGAATGAAGTTTATTTGCCCATGCAATAACAGATAAACTAAGACATACTGTGCACATACATATACTCATGACAGGTGAGGGTGATTGTCCTTTTCTGAGGGAAATGCAAAAGATTTTATGAAAGGAGTGAAGTGACAACATGATTGGTAGAAGAAGCAACTGTTGTTGTTATAGGATGGAAAATAGGTCTGTTGTCCATGTGTTTATCTTTTTACAtctacacatatacatgcatgcatacaaattggcaagtatgcatgcatgtacaggTACATTTGTAGGTTTCTTTCTATAGATTTATCAAGAGGGTGGATTTGTGTTCAGTTTGTCAGAAAATGTGGAGTCACATCAATGTACtaaaaggaaagaaaatgtCTGTTTGATCCTCCTTGCAAGAGGAAGCTTCTGTCCAGATTGGGCCTTGAAACACGATAACCATTATCATCACACTGATATGTGTATCTTACTTTTCATTTCAGAAGTACAGCAGAGTTGGAACTTTTCCAACAGAACATACTGATGTATGCAGCAAAGAGGTTTGCCTATACACCTCCTATTTACAGAGTCAGGAATTTATTGGCGGCAATGGACCATAATATTAATCATGGAAGGGAAGTGAGaagaaacaaaaatggtgaaataatgtgagttatgacaaatttattggattatacaaaaagtacatattttcaaataaaatactaAAGTAGTTGTAAACAAGTAATAAAttatgacagtaatgtaaatccAACTGTCtcttgaggataaacacaaaaaaatgattgtaaaaatgaaagagtgtaaataaaaactttaaatatttgatGGGACAGTAGTCATATCTTCCATGAATTTTCAAAGGTTTGTGTTATCAGCCAAACTTTCTAGctttattcaaaaattgaagCTAACAAGCACAGGGTTGAGTATGTCAAACTAATCAACCTATGGACAGTCAGCCCCATTCTCTtctaaatacatttttaaaacctTGCTCTAAGAAACTAGTGGTAGATATGCTGGGATGATTCTGACTACTACTGTCAAGGATTGGTCCTTGCTATCGTTATGATCAGCAAGCggttgtaaattttcacacttgGTATTGATAAGTGCATGCATTTATTCTAGCTCCACTCAAAACTACAAACTGTGTTCACCTTGGGCTATATACAAGGCTCCCTAGCTGAACAAAGCCAGTATGATGGCAATTCTATCAAAATGATAGCATGTACTGTGGACACCTTGAACATTTTAGTACAATACATATATTTACTAAAACTTTACTAGCCTCGCAAATTTTGGTCCAACAGTGAGAAAGCATGTTACCATCAGACTGGGCTTGGGGATGgggattgaaaaaaaatcatttttatatgGTTATTGACTAAATAGCTTACACATGATTTTTGAACTCAAACGGAACAAAATTTCTGCAACAATCAGGCATTGTAATGATAATCAAAAGCATAAGCTGTAAAACTTTGTCAAATGTTATGACTACTGTACCTGTTACTGTCTGCAAATACAGCTACATGAAATACCTGAGTTGTTGCTTATACTGTTGTAAGTTTCATCTAAAACCATAATGCTAATACCGAaagactttgaataaaataaattgcaCAAAACACAAATACTGATAAAATAAATAGTAATTATGTTAcagatgaaaaatataaaacatatggAATATATATGGAAAATATAGTAATTTATACACAATGTCTATTATAGCTCTCAGAGACGCTACAATAAGAAGAGCGGACGGTGGACTGCGAGTCCTGTGAAGGTGGATAAAACATATCCACATATCACAGATTTGCTGAAGTCCATTCTACAGAAAAGATTAGCAGACAAAGAAGGAATGCAAAGAAAAGTTGAACTAGAGCCACAAGACCCACGTAGGTTATCAGCCCACCTTGCTGAATTGCCACCACCACCAACAGCAATCCTTGTGCAGGAAAAAAGGTCAAGAAGACAATAAATGCTTCAAGCTGCCTAAAATCTAACTCAGTAACATTTATGGGAAAAATGGGAAAAGAATGTAAAAAACAGTGAACAGTGATGAACTATACACTGACTTAcaatttgtgtttctttctgTGAGTGCCCTGGGTAAGGAACATGTAAACTTTTTTGGCAAGAAATGGGTGTGGGTACATACTTGCTGTATGCCATGATACACAGTAAGTCAGGCTACCGataattccccttgatttgttcacccACACTTTTTTTGCTTAAAGGGACaagtcggccatttttgatgaattttgtttgatacgagatactatttatatgtttgacatgttgaaagatactgaataaatgggtgaccatgcatgtaTTCGACCCTAGTTTTAGACACGACACATGAAATCATCGCGACAATGAATTAATGACCATTAACTCATTTTCGTGATTGTTTCATTGATCGTGTCTAGAACCgagtcaaatatatgcatggtcacccatttattcagtatctttcaacatgtcaaacaatataaatagtatctcgtatcaaacaaaattcatcaaaatggccgacttcgGTCCTTTAAggcttttttcaattttatcagtttctaaCAATTtgtaacttacaatttaagttcaggattatttgttaaaactatgttccaaaattattgattttgtttaacattcaagagtaaattgaataagaagttcatgtttggaggtgctaaaattgcatacttgtcaagataaagttatcagcaactaagatggtctcatcaaaaccgcctgtcagacatgcaaatttcctttgttacaacattaaaaaaaaatcaataccctttcttttgccaacacagatgccacttattcccttagtttccttgaaaatattgtgtaaggctgtcaaaaatctatgtcaacaaaattacaaattgctatctcctctgcggaaaaggggttgatcttctcattattcacagtgagaaatcagaaaattatgattatcagaactatgttgctagaattttgaaatatggaccgagttgttctgtgtagagaagaaatttgcttcagttcagtgagttatgtctgtgtgtacagatcatggagaattgtgggtagcctcacttactgtgtgatAGTTTCCTGGATATCTGATAAAAAACAATCAGGCAAGTCTCGAGGGCATAAACCTGTGTAATTGCCAAAAGAGTCTGGGTACTTGTCTCTGATTGACCAAACACAGCAACTGGGAATGATACGTCTATTTCCAGCACCTAGAAATCCGTGTCTCCACATGGTGAACTGCCGATATGCAGCATGGCGATTTGCACGATTTATGTCATCACCATCATCTGTCGCAAACACATCTCTTCTGTATATTCTAGCTATTGCCAATACAGCTTCATTCAGTACAAGGAGCCTGAAATCCTGAAAAAATTACacattattaaattcttttctgTAGTCATTATTTCAAGATGACCCAGTCATGCCATAGACTAATTGTTACAAGAGAGTCCTGAGTCACCAAACCCAAACCAATGTCATAATTGGGAAGGGGTGTGTGATAATCAGAAGAGGTAAACTTGGCACTTGAATTCAACAGTAGGCAAACAAATTGATTACCATCAAGTTTCCAGATTAGCAAAGGCAATTCCAAATGTAAAGACTGACAATGATAATCAGTACATGTAAAATACCACTGAGTTTACATGATTCTTTGCAGGGGCCTGAGTCTagtgaaaattacattactaATGGTACTGtttaattatcaaacaaatatatcgaaaagttgtcattgtcattgtcatATTGCATTCATGTATCAGTTACATTCATTTTACAAGGGGAGGTTATCTGCCTGTAATCTctcaatttagaaaaaaaaagagtgACTTACTGCTAGTTGAGATATACACATTTCTGGTAGCCTATCACAGCATACTCGTTCCAGTTCAGTTGGCATTTCTCTGCAATGTGTACAGATACACCATTTTGGATGTTGTGATGATTCAGGTGGATGGTATCCTGACTGTAAGACTGTAGGTTTTACTAAATTGAACACCAAAGCTGGATGGTAATCAACCATTTGCAAAAGAATGTTGTCTTTGCTTTCTGTACTCATTTCTTGAATAAGTTCCTGCAATCACAAAGGTGCAAATATGTTTAAAAGATTATCCTGTGTGGTACTCGACAAAACTGTCATGTTACATCACAGAGTCTCGCCAGcgatattcgtctagaagttatgagtatgatcaataaatgtcttgtattaaacttttttcattatacaagctgtacctgtgtctagtgtgtgcctagtACTTTACCCTAGCTGTGTATAGTatatcaaagaaaacagtccataccTGTttattgccctccctaatccccttcattaatttgttctgccgatcactgatGTGGGATGGAGGTGGGGGGCTTATCACTAGTTAgtccgtctactaccttatgatctgctaacgaggtatttggttcGTGCGATAAGTCCCCACACACCCCACCCCACCCTGCGtcggtgatcggcagaacaaattgatgaaggggattagggagggcaattatcagatatagactgtttctttgaaatactatacacagatagctagggtaaagtaataggcacacactaatAACAGGTAAGGTTCGTATAACGAAAACAAGCTTACCggaatacaagacatttattgatcatattcataacttctataCAAATATTACTTGCGAGACCCTGTGTTTACAGTGTTTTATTTactatttcaggatttctgaataaatatattttatgtacATACACGTAGCATTGTTTTCCTTTCTTCCAGCTGCTGGATGCCATCAGCTGCCTGTGGTGTACTCCCCTGAATATTACGTCTTCTGCCTCTGGTTCCACCTCTACCTCTAGCACTTCCACCCCTACCCCTACCTCTCcctcttcctcttcctctccctctccctccccctctccctccccctctcccTCTGCCCCGTCCTCTGCCTCTACttcttgattcactttcatATGTACTTTCTGAGTTAGATGAAACAGGTGATACAGACGATGTCTGAAAGTgaattcaaatcaaatcaaaacttAATGTTGAGTGTGAATATTGATATTGAAGTTATTTGCTAAGTATCAAAAACATGCATGGATGGCCGTACTGCTGACTCTTTATTACACATtgcaatacatgtgtcacaattGTAGATTTAGTCAGTTGTCAATAAATAAAACTTGGCCCAAAGTAAACTTTTTTCAGTTGGTAGAATTTTGCCTGATGTATGAACAGTTTgaggtgaaattaaaaaaaaacgggTGGGGGGATTATCTCAAGTCAAATGAATTCTTTCTAATCATAAATCTTTTGTTAGTTATATAAATCTGTGTTTGTACATGCATTTTGTAAAACCAAGTGTCCCTGTCAATAGAACAATGTATCTGACAGTTTGGCAATATCTGATCCTAAGGAAGCCTATTCACATGTCCACCACTGTGTGGCTCTGcgatgtaaaatatttatgttgGCCTTTACAGTCATAACCCTTGAACATTtcgaaaatcactaaaaatttACAAACGTGTGAGACCAAATTGAGTTGCGGGTAACTGGGTAAATTTGGTCACTTATGTAAATAAATTCTTCACATGACTTATAGTTTGCAGTTGTGTTTCATTTGCAAAATAATCTTATTTCTGTAACCATGCATGTAGGCTACACGTGTTGTATGTTGACTTTGTTGTCATATTCAGATATTGGTGATGCTCGCGacgaaagtaaatttttataaGAATCCCCCCCATAAAAGCAAACAAAGAACATGCGTTTAAAAATAGACTGAAATAGGCAATACAAGCGATGGAAATGTTAGCCAAAATGCAAAAACACTTTCAGGGAAATAAGCAGATGCAACAGGCCGTACACATCGCGGACGGCTGTACACTGAACGATCATTGATCAATGATTGATGGTGACCCGGGCCCCGCGTCCGAGCTCGCGAACTGTCGCTGCTCACTGTATACTGTACTTGTAGTGCTCGCTGTAGAAGAAACAATGTGGCACGTTTGAATTTATTGGTTTGGTATTTAGGAAACGTAACCAGAGTTAGCAAATGTAATGACTCACTACAAAtaccaccaaaattttgctcaaaaaataatTCCTGCGGATCATGTAGTTCAACGTCAAATGTACCTACACAACTAGTGTCAGCGGCCCATAGTGCAAGCCATTCCCGATCCCGTTGCAACTTTGAAGTACAGCATCGCATCGTCACCTTTACCTTGAAATAGTTGACTTGTTCGCCGACAAATGACAAACCAAACTTACCGAATTATGCATGCACTAGTTttaaactttggtaaataaataaagtaaagaatAGTTGGTGGAAAATGCTCGACGTTTCGGGCTTTTTGATGCGGTGACCGTGGTTTCGGGCCCCGGCGCTAGCTCGCGCGATGCATCGACTGCCGAAGCCGGGTCCGGCCAACCGGGCCTAAATTaccttgttttttttactctgaccTAATGCATCACCACTTGAATCGTAAAAACCATTCTCATACTCAAGCAACAGAAGAAAAGACTTTGAACAAATATCTCTCCGGATTCAAACGAACAGTGGACGTACATCACACATCACAATCAAAACAGATACACATGTGCGTAAGTCGGATATAAATATGCATTACTTACGACGCTCTCCGTCTCCATTGTTACAGTGATCACGTTTAAAATCCCGCTCTCGCGTGGCTAGTGATATCATCACTCCTTGTGTTCCATACCACGTGATCGcctaacattttgtaaacactAGCGCCGCGCGTCAGGCCAGCAAACACTTTTATTACCGTTCGTTATTCACATTCGGGTGTTAGTTTTGActtttttccttgtcaatcgGCAATTAGGGTGGGATAGATATATTGTAGCTTGGTTTTTATTATGTGGTCGGGcggaaaaaatggtcaaaagttgcCGATACTATCCCTTTAAAGAATCATTCTACCGGACACGTTTTTAAAATCAACTGCGAAttttcgatattttcacagattaATTTCT
Encoded here:
- the LOC139122918 gene encoding uncharacterized protein; protein product: MMENESKDILSLVTMDKRQTDRKSTNLEKACFQVSLSQLQDKEVEITEVVTDCHLQIGALMKRTYPGIKHSYDIWHVAKNLGKKIMKAGQDKQCKALLQWSQHIVTHFWYCCKKATSYDEFLGIWCGTLHHVVNEHTWILPYGQGMNKCDHGPLCEETVAEREWLNKNDPAHVALRKIVLDKAFLNKVPYFLNFRSTAELELFQQNILMYAAKRFAYTPPIYRVRNLLAAMDHNINHGREVRRNKNGEIISQRRYNKKSGRWTASPVKVDKTYPHITDLLKSILQKRLADKEGMQRKVELEPQDPRRLSAHLAELPPPPTAILVQEKRSRRQ
- the LOC139123379 gene encoding uncharacterized protein is translated as MRCCTSKLQRDREWLALWAADTSCTSSVSPVSSNSESTYESESRSRGRGRGRGRGGGRGGGRGRGRGRGRGRGRGGSARGRGGTRGRRRNIQGSTPQAADGIQQLEERKTMLRELIQEMSTESKDNILLQMVDYHPALVFNLVKPTVLQSGYHPPESSQHPKWCICTHCREMPTELERVCCDRLPEMCISQLADFRLLVLNEAVLAIARIYRRDVFATDDGDDINRANRHAAYRQFTMWRHGFLGAGNRRIIPSCCVWSIRDKYPDSFGNYTGLCPRDLPDCFLSDIQETITQ